In the Treponema maltophilum ATCC 51939 genome, TACGCTCGCTTCGGCAAAAATGTGCTCTTGCAAGGAACTGTGCCGTTTAACCGGTTTTGCGATAAAGCACCAGCCCTTTGAACATTCGTTCATTTTGTCGAAGGTTGCAAAATCGGCTATTGCGGGCGTCATATGTGCGAACACGATGTCGAAGGCTTTTTTAAAGCCGGTTTTTTCGATGTCGGCGCTTGCCCAATTGAGGCGGCGGAAATCCGCTTGCACCCTGTGTTCCTTCGCGCTTTTTTGCGCATATTGAATCATTTCGGGCGAAATGTCTACGCCGACCGCGTTTTTTATGTGCGGTGCAAGCGCGATCGAATACGAACCGCAGCCGCATCCTATGTCCAAAGCGCTCATGGACGAATCGGGTTTTGCTTTTTCGAAAACAAGTTTAAGGAACGCGTTTGTTTTAGGATCGGGAATTTCGTGGGCGCTGAATTGTTTTGCCGCACTGTCCCACATGCGTTTTTGTATGTCCGCCTTGCCGTTATGCGGATTGATCCATTCCCGCCTCAATCGTTCAATGCTCATTTTTGTCGTTCCTTTCAGTCAATCGACCGTAATGAATTTTTTTCCGCCGATTTCGTCTATGTGCACGGAAATTCCGTAGACGTCGGAAATAACCTGCTCCGTAACGATTTCATCGCCGCCGCAGGCAAAAACGGCACCGTCTTTAATAAATAAAAAACGGTCGCAATACCGCAGGGCAAGATTCAGGTCGTGTATAACGACGATAACGAGAATATTGTCCGTTTTTGCGATTTTTTGTACCGTACGCATTACTTCGTGCTGATTGCGCAAATCGAGGCTGCTTGTCGGTTCATCGAGCAAAAGGATTTTCGGCTGCTGCGCCAAAGCGCGCGCAAGCACGACCTTTTGCAATTCGCCGCCGGAAAGCTCGTCTATGTAGCGCAGCTTTAAATCGTCCAATTCCATGCGCGCGATCGCGCCTTCGGTAATACGCATATCTTCATCTTGCGGCCCCAGCTTGATGTACGGCTTTCTTCCGAGCAGCACCGAATCGAAGACGGTAAGGCGAACCGCGTCGGTATGCTGGGCGACGTAGGCCGTATGCTGCGCAAGGGCATTGCGCTCCATTCGCCTGATGTCTTTGCCGCATATTTTTACGATGCCGCTGCGAACGCCGAGGATGCGGTTCAGGCATTTTAAAAGTGTGGTTTTGCCGGCCCCGTTGTTGCCCAACAGCGCAAGGCAATGTCCGCTTTCGCAGGAGAACGATATGTTGTGTATAACCGTGCCGCCGCGGTAGCCGAATTCCGCGTTTTGCACATCTAGTGCCCGCTCTTTCATAAACGTTTCCCGGTTTTGAATATCAAAGCGATAAAAAGCGGCGCTCCCAAAAACGAAGTGATCGCTCCGATGGGAAGAACGACCGGCTGTACGGCAAGGCGCGCAAAGGTATCGCTGAGCAAAAGCAGTACCGCGCCCGCGAAGGCCGAAGCGGGCAGCAAAAAACGGTAGTCGCTGCCGACTATGCGACGCATAAGGTGGGGGGCGATCAAACCGATAAAGTTTATTATGCCTACATACGATACGATTACCGATGCGGTGAACGAACAGACGGCCATGCCTGCAAGGCGCACGACATCCGTATCGACGCCCAAGCCTTTGGCCGTACTTTCTCCGTTTTGCAGCGCGTTGTAATTCCAGCCGTTAAAGAAAAAATACGTCAAAGAAAGACACACGGCACCTCCCATAATGAGTATTTCTTTGTGCGATGTACTGCCCAAATTACCGAATGTCCAAAACACGACGGCGGCTATTTTTACGTCGTCGGCAAAATATTGCAAAAGAGCCGTTCCGCCGGCAAAAAGCGAGCTGAGCGCAACGCCGCATAAAATCATCGTTTCGGGCGTCGTCTTTTTGATTTTGGACAAACCGAGTATAATAACGGTGGAAAGCATTGCGCCGATAAACGCGCACACGGATATGATGTACGGATTTGAAAAAACGATGCCGTCGAGGCTTTGCTTTTGTGCGCCCGCATTGAACAAAATGATTGCGGCCGCCGCTCCGAAAGCCGCGCCCTGCGATATGCCGAGCGTCGAAGACGAAGCGAGCGGGTTGCGCAAAATGCTTTGCATAACGCAGCCTGCGGCCGATAATCCCGCTCCGGCGACGATCGCCGTCAGAATGCGCGGCAGACGGATGTCCAATACGATAATATCCGTTTTCGGCGTACCGCGGCCGCATAAACTTGCAAGCACTTGCAGTATCGTCAGTTTCGACGAACCGTTCGCTATTGCGAAAAGGGCGATAAGTGCCGTTAAAAGCGCAAGTGCGATTATAAAAAGTTTTTTTACGCTCGTGTACGCGCCATATGTTTTTTCCATTTTGCGGCCGCTTATTTTCCGATAATCACGGGCCCGAAACCTATGCCCGCGTTATCCAAAACTTCAAGATATGTTTGTCCGAGCATTGTCTTGAAAATTTCTTCGGCTTTTTCGTTAAAGTCGATATCGGCAAAGCGTTCCGGATAGATAATGCAGCCTGCATAGTAGGCGTCCGCAATCGCGATTTCAACATTCGTCCAATTGTAATTGTACGAAACCTGCGAATAGATACGGCCGTTTTTTACGGCGCTTAAATTTTCGTAAAAGTTTTTATTTTTTTTATAGTCCTCGTTTACGAGGTTCATATTCGACGGGTTCAAAAAAATAATGTCCGGATCCCACTCGGTAATTTTTTCGCGATCGATGAGCATTTCGCCCGTTTTTCCGGTCGAATCGACGACGTTTTTTGCATTGACGGCCGTAAAGGGCGGGTAGGCGCCGCACGTGCCTTCTATGCCGTGTCCGCCGCGGAAGCTCACCGCGCCCGCGTACACCGAAGGTTTGGCGGCGTCGGGAATGTCCTTTGTTCTGTCGTTCAAATCCCGCTGCCAGTTTTTAATCGTATCAACCGTTTTTTTGCATTCGGCTTCGGTTCCCATAATCGAACCGATCAATAAAAGCGTTTCGAAAAAATCGTCGGAAAACATCGACGTTTTGTACAAAGCGACTGTGGGAATGTGCGTTTTATTTTGCACGTCGTTTACGGCATCGATATTGTTCGTAAACGCGAAAATCAAATCGGGCGACAGTTCGGCGATTTTTTCTATATAAGCGATATCGTTGCTGCCGCCTTTTCCGACCGACGCGAGCGTTTGAAACTTTTCCTTATTTACGTACGAATACGGCATGCCGGCAGCACCTTTTTTATCCATGTCGGTAACGCCGACAAGTTTGTCGACTGCGCGCGCATAGGTAAGCATTCGTGCCGCTCCGTTTATTGCGGCGATACGTTCAACCCGTGCCGGAATCGTTACCGTGCGCCCCAAAATATCGGTAATCGTGCGCTCCCGCACCGTTTGATTTTTATTTTGTTTTTGCGTTTTTTGCGTGCAACTCAGATATAAGGCCGCACAGTTCAGGCATAGCGCCGCACAAACTGCAACAAATGCCGCGCGAAAAATACGCGCTTTGTGTAATGTTTTCATAAACTCTCCCGTATAAACCGTATAAATAAGTATTTTTCGAATAATTCAGTATAAAGCCCCGTCTAAGAGCGCGCAAGCCTCCACGGGGGTGATTTTCAGGCGGCAAAACTATGAATCGGATGAAACAAAATAACGTTTTTTTACTTTAACAGTGAATTAAAATTACTTGACAGGATTACAATGTAGGGGTATGCTTGACGCGGAGGAATATATGAAACTCAGTTATAAAGTTTATGCTGTTATGCTCATTGCCCTTTTGGCCTTTATCGGCTGCGGCGGAGCACAAAAAAGCGGCGAAAAAAAGTCGTCGGGAAAAACCGTCGAAATTTCGCTGTACTATTCGGATAACGCGACGCTTCCTTTTAAAGCCGATTGGCTTACGATTAAGGAATCGGAAAAGCGCACGAATACGAAATTGAATTTCGAACCGATCCCGATCGCCGATTACGCCACAAAGGTTTCTCTTGCGTTGAATACGGGCAATACTCCCGACGTTATTTTGTACCGCACCACGCAGGGCGAAAACGCTTCACTCGCTATGAACGGCGCACTGGTCGCGCTCAGCGATTACCGCGACTGGACTCCGAATTTCAACAAACAGGTTGAAAAATTCGGTATGGAAAAAGACGTCGATTCCATACGTTTAAAAGACGGAAAATACTATTATCTTCCTTCTTTATTCGATACGCCCTTTTACGACGGCGGTTTGATTTTGCGCGAAGACATACTGCAAAAATATAATTTGAGCGAACCGAAAACATTCGACGATTTGTACGTATATTTGAAAAAATATAAACAGGACAATCCCGACTCTTACCCGCTGACGATTTTGGCCGGGCCGCGCGTATTGTTCAGAATGACCATGCCTTCGTACGGCATCAGTTTGGGTAAAAACTCTTCCACCGGTACGGGCGTATTAAGCTGGAACTATGACAGCCGCGATTATTTTGCCGGTGCCACCAGCAATATGTATAAATCATACGTAAGCTATCTTGCAAAATTGTACAAAGAAGGCTTGCTCGATCCGGAAATGGCCGATCCTATCGACGGCGATAAATGGGCGCAAAAGCTTGCAACCGGAAAAGCCGTCGCAACGTACGCCTATTACGACCAAATCGGCGGCGTTACCGGCAAATCGTCGATTCAGGGATTTAAATTGCAAATGTATCCGCCGCTTGAAGGTCCCGGCGGCGCCCACCACCAGCCCAAGAGCAGAACACAGGCCGGCATTATGATTCCCGCAAAAACCGCAAAACGCGCCGACTTTGAAGCCGTTGTGCGGGCGATAGACGATATCTTTTTCAGCGACGAAGGCGCCAAACTGTGGTGCTTGGGCGTTGAAGGCGTTACCTATACCGAAAAAGACGGTAAAATTACCTATGCGAAAGACATCGTCGAAGCGCCCGAAGGCATATATAAATCGATGCAGATAAAGTACGGCTGCGGTTCCGACGTAACTCAACTCGTATGGATAAACAGCAGAGAAATGACAAAGTACGATGAAAACTATGCGAGAATCAATGCCGAAGTGGAAAAAATGGATAACGCGATCCAAGCCATTCCGCCTACGCCGCTTTTTGACGACGTTGTTTCCGAAGAAGCCGGTATTTTGCGCACGCCCTTGTTGGACGCCTTTGAAAAATGGACAAACGACTTTATTACCGGGCAAAGAGATATTGAAAAGAATTGGGCGACCTATGTTAAAGATATGAACAACCTGGGGCTCGAAAAATATCTTGAACTGTACAACAGCCATCGCAGAAAGTAAATCTACGTAACTTTTAATAATAAACCTGTTCGACAACGGAGTTATCGAACAGGTCTAATTTTTTTTCGGTACGGCGGTTTTACGATCTCCGTACCGCCATTCACGATTATTCAAGGCAAGCGGGTTTTTATGCATCAAATTGAAACGCGGCGGTACGTACACAAATATTGGCAGTTATATGCGATGATGATATTGCCGTTTATTTATTTTATCGTTTTTAAATATATTCCGATGTTCGGCAACGTTCTGGCTTTCAGGCGCTATCGTCCGGGCTTGGGCGTGTTCGGGTCGGAATGGGTCGGCTTGCGCTACTTTAAAATGTTTTTTAAAGATCCCGCCTTTTGGCGCGCGTTCCGGAATACGATCGGTCTTTCTTTATTGAATTTGGTTATCAATTTTCCGATTCCCATTATTTTCGCCCTTCTTTTGAACGAAATACGGAATTTGTTCTTTAAAAAAGCCGTTCAAACGATTTCATATATGCCCCGTTTTATTTCGACCGTTGTCGTTATTGCGATGATGGGCGAGATTTTATCTCCCAGTACGGGTATTTTAAACGTCGTCTTAAAAAAACTTTTTGACGTGCAGCCGATTTATTTTATGAATGAGCCGCAATACTTCAGAATTTTATATGTGTTTACCGACACGTGGCAATACATGGGCTGGACGGCGATTATTTATTTGGCCGCGATTACCGGCATTAACGAAGATTTGTATGAAGCTGCAAAAATAGACGGCGCGAATAAATTCCAGCAAATAATATACGTAACGATCCCGTGCATTTTGCCGACGATTATGGTTATGCTTATTTTGGAAATAGGGCGGCTTTTAAATCTGGGCTTTGAAAAAATACTGCTTATGTATACACCGAACAATGCGGATGTCAGCGATATTATCGCAACTTTGGTGTACCGTACCGGATTGGCGAATCAAAACTATTCGTATGCGACCGCCATCGGATTGTTTACCGGAATTATCGGAGTTGTCCTTGTCGCTTCGGCGAATACGCTGAGCAAAAGACTGACCGACGAAGGTATTTATTAAAAGACGTTTAGTAATAAAATCAGCGGAGTTGAATATGCAGATAAATCAAAGAGGCTCGACCGTTTTTGACAGCATTCTTTTTCTTATTATGTTGCTGGTGGTGCTGGCCTGTATTCTGCCCTTTGTATATATGTTTGCCCTTTCTTTTTCGGATCCGGCGGCGATAATAAACGGAAAGGTGTCGCTGCTGCCGGTGGGATTTTCGGTTGCCGCGTATAAACAGATTTTTACGTATCCGAACTTTTTTAAAGCCTACGGCAATACGTTTTTCTATACGTTTTTCGGAACGTTGATTTCCCTTTGCTTTACGTCGATGTTTGCGTATCCGCTTTCGAAAAAGTTTTTGCGCGGTACCGGTTTTGTTACAAAGCTGGTCGTCTTTTCGATGTTTTTTTCAGGCGGCTTAATCCCCACGTATTTACTTGTGTCGTCTTTGCGTTTGACGGGAACGGTTTTTGCAATGCTTATTCCGTTTGCAATAAATCAGTTTTATCTGATTATTTTAATCAACTTTTTTAAAGCTTTTCCCTACGAACTTGAAGAAGCCGCCCTCATCGACGGCTTGGGGTATTTTAGGATTTTTATAAAAATCGTTTTGCCGCTTTCGACGCCGGCTTTGGCGACGGTCGGCTTATACACCGCCGTTTTCTTTTGGAACGATTGGTTTAACGGCTTGATTTATTTAAAATCGTCCCAGTTTCCGGTTATGCTGTTTTTGCGCAATATCGTAAACGGAACCGCCGTTATGGGCGACGGGGCGGGAAGCGCGGACATGTCGGTTATCGGTATTTCCATAAAAGCTGCGGTTATTATCGTTTCCACGCTGCCGATTATTGTGCTCTATCCTTTTTTACAAAAATATTTTGTAAAAGGTTTGACGCTCGGTTCGGTGAAAGGCTGATTCCGAAAAGGCGCCGCCGATTGTAACGGGCGGCAAGTTCCGTTTTTAAAACTTCTTTTTATGAACGAGGCAGGCGCGGTAGCTTTGTTCAAGATTTTTTTCTATAACCCGGTAGTTTTGGTGTGCGATGGTGCTGAATAAAACGTCTATAACGGTAAGCTGCGCTATCCTGCTGCTCATCGCGCCGCTTCTGCGGTAAATTTCGGGCGCGCTCGAATACAAAATGATGTCGGCATTGTTCAAATAATTTTTTTTGGAAAAGCGCGTAACGGCAATGCCGACGGCTCCGCGTTTTTTTACCGCATCGAGAATTTCTATAATTTCGGCCGTCGCGCCCGAATGCGAAATAATCACCGCCGTGTCGGCAGGCGAAATGTTCGCCGCGTAGGTTAATTGTACGTGGCTGTCTTTTGAAAAGCAGGCGTTTTTTCCGATGCGCAGCAGTTTGTAGTAAAAATCTTCGGCGACAAGGGCCGACGCGGAAACGCCGAACAGTTTAACGCTGTGCGCCTTCATAATCGCTTTTGCCGCTTTTTCCATCGTTGCCGAATCGATGAGTTTTACCGTGTCCGTAATCGCGCATATGCCGCTTTGCATAACGTTCGCGCTTATTTCTTCAACGCTTTTGTAGCCGTTTATGTCGCTGTATACCGTATAGTTTTCGTACGTGTTTTCCGATGCGGGCATTTGTATTTGGACGAAAAAGCTTTTTTTTAATTCTTTTAAACCTTTAAATCCCAAGCTTTTGCAAAAACGCACCCATGCAGCTTGAGTCGTCTGCGATTCCTTTGCCAGCACCGCAATCGGTTTGTCGAATATGCTGTTCGCATTGTTCAAAAAATACTGAGCCGCACTACGTTCCGCGTTGCTTAATTGATCGAAAATACTTTTTACTTTGATTTCTATATTGGTCACGTTTTCACCTCGACGTTTTTTGCCGCCTAAAAGCTGATTTTTCCCATAACGACAAAGCTGTGCGCTCCCGTTGCCGAAGGAACGTTGTTCGGCCGTTCGTACAGCGTTTCGTGCGCAAGGACGGCAAAGGCGCACGCTTCTTTCGAATCGCCGTTTTTGCCGATATCTTCGTTTGTCATAACCGCGCAGTGCGGAAGCAGTTCGCGCAAGTGCGCCAAAATAACCGGATTTTTGCTTCCGCCGCCGCCGACAATAAGTTTTTGCGGCTGCGGCAGCTTAAAATCCGTAAGCGAGCGGGCGATACAAAAAGCCGTGTAATACGATGCCGTGCGCACAATTGTTTCCGGTGCAAGATTAAGCTCTTTGCCCTTACGGTAAAACGCTTGTATAAAATCGGCCGTATAATGCTCCCGCCCCGTCGTTTTCGGCGGCGCTTCGTAGAGATACGGATCTTTTTTTAAAAAGCCGAGCAGTTCTTCATCGACTTTTCCGCGCAAAGCGATCGCACCGTCCTTGTCGTAATTTTGTTTACCGCCGGTCAGAATCCGTACCAAGCCGTCTATAATCATATTGCCCGGCCCCGTATCGAATGCGATAATGCCGTTTATGTTTTCGTCTGCGGGTAAAATCGTTATGTTGCCTATGCCGCCGATATTTTGCAGTGCGATAACCTTTCCCCGTTCGCGGTATAAAAGGTATTCGCTGAACGGAACCAGCGGCGCGCCGAAGCCTCCTGCAGCCGTATCGCGCACGCGAAAATCGGACACCGTAATGCAGCCCGTGCGTTCGGCAATGACCGCGCCTTCCCCGATTTGCAGCGTGCTTTTTATGCGCTTGCCGAACACGAGTCTTTCCTGCGGCGCATGGAACACCGTGTGTCCGTGCGAACCGATAAAGTCTACCGAACCGATCGATACGCCGGCTTTTTTACACACTTCAAAACACGCGTCCGCAAACAGTTCGCCCAAATAAAAATTAAGCACGCACAGTTCTTCGCTGCCGCCCGTATTCCCGGAGGCCAAAGCCAAAAGTTTTTGTCGTACATCTTCGGGATAATCAAGCGTAACGAAAGCGCGTTCTTTTACCGTCAATTCGGGAAGTTCGGGGAGCTTGTCCGATGCGCCGAACAGTCCTGCGTTTTTGCGGCGGTTTTCAGCTTTCGGGGGCGTGCGGCTTATGTCGAGCAATACCGCGTCTATGCCGTCAACCGAGGTTCCGCTCATTAAGCCGACGGCTGTTTTTGTCGTTTTTTGCCGTATGCGGCCCAACCTGTCCATATCGAAATTATGCAGCCTAACGCTTTTATTGTCAATAAATTCGGAAACAATATTTCATGTTTTAGCCGCTCTGTAGACAAAAACTTTCAATCGGGATATACTTTATGCATGGTTTTAAACGGAATCGATGCAATAGACGGCTTTGATTCTCTTTTTGCGCGCAAAAAACTCGGCGTTATTACGTCGGTGTCGGGCGTAAACAGAGATTTTGTCCCTTCATGGAAAATCCTCGCCGAACGCTATACGGTCGGCGCTTTATTCGCGCCCGAGCACGGTCTGTTCGGCTGCGAAGAGGCGGGCGCTCCCGTGGAATCGGGCGGTTCGCAAAGCGCATCCGGCATTCCCGTGTACAGCCTGTACCGAAAAGACGGTCAGGATTTTGAGCGTTCGATGCTCGAGCATGTCGATGCGCTCGTATACGACATTCAGGATGTGGGAACCCGTTTTTATACCTATATTTCGACGATGATCTGCGCGCTCAAGGCGGCTTGCAGATACGGCAAAGAAGTTATTATTTTGGACCGGGTAAACCCGCTCGGCGGTTTTAAAGCCGAAGGCGCTCTCGTGCAAAAAGAATACGAAAGCTTTGTCGGTATGTATCCGCTTCCGATCCGTTATGCGCTTACGGCCGGAGAACTTGCACGCTTCGTACACGAAAACGAGGCGATGAGCTGTGCGCTGCATACGGTTCCCGTAAAAAATTGGACGCGCGGCATGCTTTTTAACGAAACAGGTTTGCCGTGGGTTCCGCCTTCGCCGAATATGCCCGGCTTCGAATGCGCGCTTTTGTATCCGGGCATCGGGCTTTTTGAAGGTACGAATATTTCGGAGGGCAGGGGAACCGCAAGCCCTTTCAGCACGGTCGGTGCTCCTTTTATCGACGCGGAAAAACTTGCGGATGCGATGAACGCAAAAAAACTTCCGGGTGTGCATTTTATGAGTGCCCGTTTTACGCCGGTTTCTTCAAAACATTCGGGTGCCCTGTGCCGCGGCGTTCGGCTTTTTATTACAGACTGCAAAACCTTCGAGCCGGTTAAAACGGGCTTGGAACTGCTGTTTACAATCAAAAACGAGTATCCGGAGGACTTTGCGTTTTTGCCCGTTCCCGAGGGCGCAAAGCTTATGCCCGTTGACCGCCTTGCCGGAAGTTCGATTCTGCGCCGTGCGTCTTCGGCGCGGGAAGTTGCGGCGGTGTTTGAAAAAGAAGCGGACGCTTTTTTTAAACGGGCTAAAAAATTTTTTATGTACGGAGATGCGCTGTGAAAAAAACGACGCTGCGCGAAAAGATCGGGCAAATGTTTGTCTGCGGCTTTCCCGGCACAAGCATGAACGGCGAGTTTATCGAACTGGTAAAAAAATACAAGGTCGGAAACGTTATTTTATTTAAACACAATATCGAAAGTCTTGCGCAAATGAAAACGCTGTGCACCGACATTCAAAAGCTGATTCAAAGCGAAACCGGTTTTCCCGCTTTTATTACGATCGATCAGGAAGGCGGGGCGGTGTCGCGTTTGGCCGAAGACGAGCTGAACGTGCCCGGCGCTATGGCTCTGGCCGCAACGGGCGATGAAAAAAACGCCTATACGGCGGGGCTTTTAACCGCCGAAATCTTACGCGGCTGCGGAGTGAATTTCGACTTGGCGCCCGTTTTGGACGTTAATTCAAACCCGAACAATCCGGTTATCGGCGTGCGCAGCTACGGCGACAATCCCGATATCGTTGCGCGTTTCGGCATTCAAATGATACGCGGCTTGGCCGAAGGCGGCGTATTGAGTTCGGCAAAGCATTTTCCCGGCCACGGCGACACTTCGGTCGATTCGCACCTGACGCTTCCGACCGTCCGTAAAACGCGCGCGGAACTCGACAAGGTCGAACTTATACCCTTTGCAAAGGCAGTGCATTCGCCTTTGAGCGCGGTTACGATTTCCCACATCGTGTTTCCGGCAATCGATAAAGACGTACCTGCGACGATGTCGAAAAAAATCGTTACCGATTTACTCAAAAAAGAGCTCGGTTTTTCCGGCTTGGTTATAAGCGACTGTATGGAAATGAAAGCGGTACAAAAATTCTTCGGAACGCCGCAAAGCTGCGTAGGCGCAATCAATGCCGGAATCGAATTGATCTTTATTTCGCATACCGTTTCAACCGCCCGCGATTCTTTGGACGAAGTTTTTAAAGAATGCGAAAACGGCCGCATAAAAGCCGAAGTTATAGACGGTGCGCTTTCAAAGATACTTGCTTTAAAAGAAAAACTTCCGCGTGCAGACTCTTTGAGCGGCGATCGCTTGAACGAAATAAAAAAAACAATCGCCGATTTGCGAAAAAAAACGATCACCGCGTACCCGTCGGCTGCGGTGCGCTTTCCCGATTTCGGGGAAAATCCGTTTTTTGTCGGCCCGCAGCCTTTTATTATTACAAACGTGTCGAACGATGTGGATGCGTCGATAAGCTTTGCTTCCCATATGCAAAAAGAATTCGGGGGTACCGCGGTCGACACTTCAATCGATCCGGGCGATGCGGAAATCGCAAAAATCCGCGCACAAGCCGAAAATGCGAGTGCGATTGCCGCGGCAACGTATAACGGTCATGTCAAACGCGGTCAGCTTAAATTAGTCCGCGCGCTCGCCGAATTAGGTAAACCCATGCTCGTCACCGCACTGCGCAACCCCTACGATTTGGGCTGCCTTTCGGAAAATCTTTTGCAAAGAGGCGTATGTGGTATCGCC is a window encoding:
- a CDS encoding class I SAM-dependent methyltransferase — its product is MSIERLRREWINPHNGKADIQKRMWDSAAKQFSAHEIPDPKTNAFLKLVFEKAKPDSSMSALDIGCGCGSYSIALAPHIKNAVGVDISPEMIQYAQKSAKEHRVQADFRRLNWASADIEKTGFKKAFDIVFAHMTPAIADFATFDKMNECSKGWCFIAKPVKRHSSLQEHIFAEASVSFDRGKGGAPADSLPFITEYLQDKGFKSESYYRSEVWTVEKSLEEMTEWMILWAKLRTELGPDQERAIVSALQKEARNGIIVETTEATIATVCWNVQPLHAIM
- a CDS encoding ABC transporter ATP-binding protein; amino-acid sequence: MKERALDVQNAEFGYRGGTVIHNISFSCESGHCLALLGNNGAGKTTLLKCLNRILGVRSGIVKICGKDIRRMERNALAQHTAYVAQHTDAVRLTVFDSVLLGRKPYIKLGPQDEDMRITEGAIARMELDDLKLRYIDELSGGELQKVVLARALAQQPKILLLDEPTSSLDLRNQHEVMRTVQKIAKTDNILVIVVIHDLNLALRYCDRFLFIKDGAVFACGGDEIVTEQVISDVYGISVHIDEIGGKKFITVD
- a CDS encoding FecCD family ABC transporter permease produces the protein MEKTYGAYTSVKKLFIIALALLTALIALFAIANGSSKLTILQVLASLCGRGTPKTDIIVLDIRLPRILTAIVAGAGLSAAGCVMQSILRNPLASSSTLGISQGAAFGAAAAIILFNAGAQKQSLDGIVFSNPYIISVCAFIGAMLSTVIILGLSKIKKTTPETMILCGVALSSLFAGGTALLQYFADDVKIAAVVFWTFGNLGSTSHKEILIMGGAVCLSLTYFFFNGWNYNALQNGESTAKGLGVDTDVVRLAGMAVCSFTASVIVSYVGIINFIGLIAPHLMRRIVGSDYRFLLPASAFAGAVLLLLSDTFARLAVQPVVLPIGAITSFLGAPLFIALIFKTGKRL
- a CDS encoding iron ABC transporter substrate-binding protein; the encoded protein is MKTLHKARIFRAAFVAVCAALCLNCAALYLSCTQKTQKQNKNQTVRERTITDILGRTVTIPARVERIAAINGAARMLTYARAVDKLVGVTDMDKKGAAGMPYSYVNKEKFQTLASVGKGGSNDIAYIEKIAELSPDLIFAFTNNIDAVNDVQNKTHIPTVALYKTSMFSDDFFETLLLIGSIMGTEAECKKTVDTIKNWQRDLNDRTKDIPDAAKPSVYAGAVSFRGGHGIEGTCGAYPPFTAVNAKNVVDSTGKTGEMLIDREKITEWDPDIIFLNPSNMNLVNEDYKKNKNFYENLSAVKNGRIYSQVSYNYNWTNVEIAIADAYYAGCIIYPERFADIDFNEKAEEIFKTMLGQTYLEVLDNAGIGFGPVIIGK
- a CDS encoding extracellular solute-binding protein, which gives rise to MKLSYKVYAVMLIALLAFIGCGGAQKSGEKKSSGKTVEISLYYSDNATLPFKADWLTIKESEKRTNTKLNFEPIPIADYATKVSLALNTGNTPDVILYRTTQGENASLAMNGALVALSDYRDWTPNFNKQVEKFGMEKDVDSIRLKDGKYYYLPSLFDTPFYDGGLILREDILQKYNLSEPKTFDDLYVYLKKYKQDNPDSYPLTILAGPRVLFRMTMPSYGISLGKNSSTGTGVLSWNYDSRDYFAGATSNMYKSYVSYLAKLYKEGLLDPEMADPIDGDKWAQKLATGKAVATYAYYDQIGGVTGKSSIQGFKLQMYPPLEGPGGAHHQPKSRTQAGIMIPAKTAKRADFEAVVRAIDDIFFSDEGAKLWCLGVEGVTYTEKDGKITYAKDIVEAPEGIYKSMQIKYGCGSDVTQLVWINSREMTKYDENYARINAEVEKMDNAIQAIPPTPLFDDVVSEEAGILRTPLLDAFEKWTNDFITGQRDIEKNWATYVKDMNNLGLEKYLELYNSHRRK
- a CDS encoding ABC transporter permease, which produces MHQIETRRYVHKYWQLYAMMILPFIYFIVFKYIPMFGNVLAFRRYRPGLGVFGSEWVGLRYFKMFFKDPAFWRAFRNTIGLSLLNLVINFPIPIIFALLLNEIRNLFFKKAVQTISYMPRFISTVVVIAMMGEILSPSTGILNVVLKKLFDVQPIYFMNEPQYFRILYVFTDTWQYMGWTAIIYLAAITGINEDLYEAAKIDGANKFQQIIYVTIPCILPTIMVMLILEIGRLLNLGFEKILLMYTPNNADVSDIIATLVYRTGLANQNYSYATAIGLFTGIIGVVLVASANTLSKRLTDEGIY
- a CDS encoding carbohydrate ABC transporter permease; amino-acid sequence: MQINQRGSTVFDSILFLIMLLVVLACILPFVYMFALSFSDPAAIINGKVSLLPVGFSVAAYKQIFTYPNFFKAYGNTFFYTFFGTLISLCFTSMFAYPLSKKFLRGTGFVTKLVVFSMFFSGGLIPTYLLVSSLRLTGTVFAMLIPFAINQFYLIILINFFKAFPYELEEAALIDGLGYFRIFIKIVLPLSTPALATVGLYTAVFFWNDWFNGLIYLKSSQFPVMLFLRNIVNGTAVMGDGAGSADMSVIGISIKAAVIIVSTLPIIVLYPFLQKYFVKGLTLGSVKG
- a CDS encoding MurR/RpiR family transcriptional regulator, which gives rise to MTNIEIKVKSIFDQLSNAERSAAQYFLNNANSIFDKPIAVLAKESQTTQAAWVRFCKSLGFKGLKELKKSFFVQIQMPASENTYENYTVYSDINGYKSVEEISANVMQSGICAITDTVKLIDSATMEKAAKAIMKAHSVKLFGVSASALVAEDFYYKLLRIGKNACFSKDSHVQLTYAANISPADTAVIISHSGATAEIIEILDAVKKRGAVGIAVTRFSKKNYLNNADIILYSSAPEIYRRSGAMSSRIAQLTVIDVLFSTIAHQNYRVIEKNLEQSYRACLVHKKKF
- a CDS encoding anhydro-N-acetylmuramic acid kinase, which produces MDRLGRIRQKTTKTAVGLMSGTSVDGIDAVLLDISRTPPKAENRRKNAGLFGASDKLPELPELTVKERAFVTLDYPEDVRQKLLALASGNTGGSEELCVLNFYLGELFADACFEVCKKAGVSIGSVDFIGSHGHTVFHAPQERLVFGKRIKSTLQIGEGAVIAERTGCITVSDFRVRDTAAGGFGAPLVPFSEYLLYRERGKVIALQNIGGIGNITILPADENINGIIAFDTGPGNMIIDGLVRILTGGKQNYDKDGAIALRGKVDEELLGFLKKDPYLYEAPPKTTGREHYTADFIQAFYRKGKELNLAPETIVRTASYYTAFCIARSLTDFKLPQPQKLIVGGGGSKNPVILAHLRELLPHCAVMTNEDIGKNGDSKEACAFAVLAHETLYERPNNVPSATGAHSFVVMGKISF